The genomic window TAGTTGCCGGCAGTTTTGTAGTCTAGGATCAGGTGGGTAAATTCGTGGACCATGGGACCGCAGGCCCAGAAGATTTGGCCAAGCTGCTCGTTATCAACATCACCGATCCAGGCTGTGGGCGACAGCACTCGAATGGCCCCGCCCCAGTACACGCCCAGAGCGCTTTCTTGGGGCGACCAGCCAAACACGGCATTGAGCTCGTGGGTGGAGGGATAAACCGCTACTAATGTCTTGTGCGGCGGGATAAAGTCGGCTTCCTGGGTGATAATGCTATACGCCTGCTCGGCCGCGCTAAGCACTAGCGGGGCTATCTTTTCGTCTTCCGGCTGGTATTTGACTACAAAATGATCGCTTTCCAGGCTGGGCCAGTGGGTTAACTGCCGCTCCAGGCGCCAGCGGGCCAACTGCCGCGCTTCATGATAAACAAACGGCCACAGGCTGCCGCTGGCCAAAAGCACAGCCGCAGCTATCGCCAAGCTGAGTATAGCTGTATAGGACCGGGGTCTCGGACGACCGTTCCCCGGCGTTGGTGCCGCTGGTTTGGTTGTCACGGTGATTCCCCTCTCCCTTAACTGGTTGCAGTGTTATCCTCGCTCTTTGTAGACTGATCGGCGTTCTTGTATCCGAAGGATGTTCCCCCTCGGGACCGTTGCCCACCGGGTGTTCTCTGGCGGCGCGAACGACCGCCAGTAAGAACAAGCTTGGCTCGCTCGGGAGCTCCGGGCAACTCTAGCCCCAAAGGGGCGAGTTCAGAGGCAGCCTGAGAGAGCCGAGCTCGGTCGTCCTGAGGGGCGCTGCGAAGCTTGAGGATTGGGACCGGCAATTATCGCTACCCAGACACAACGTCCTCGTACAGTGGTGCAGTGTACCGTAACCCCGACGGGGTCGTCAGTACTTCCTATCAGCCGGAGGTGGGCTGCTCGGCCGGCGGTATCAGGTGCAGTTTAAGAATGCGTTTGTTGCCGCTGTCTACCACTAAGACGCTGCCGTCGGGGGCCACGGTGATAGCCGTGGGTTTGTCGAACTCAGCCGTGGGCAGCCCTTTAAGGCGATACATGGCTTTGAGAATGCCATCTGGACTGAACAGCTGCAACCGGTTGTTGTACGTATCGGCCACCAGAATGTCACCGCTGGCGGTTAGAGTAATACCGGCCGGGGTGTGCATAAGTTCTCCCTGACCCTTGCCGATGAGACCAAAATGAAAGGCCCCGTCTTTAACAGGTCGGCCGCCCTGTTGCGGCAGCACCATGATCTTACCCACCCCATTGGCTCCGTGAGCCACGTACAAAGTTCCGTCCGGTCCTAAAGTCAAACCGTCGGGCCAGGCAAACGGCAGCAGATCAATATCCCCCTCTAAGGTACTTTTGATTTCCCACAACTTGTCGCCAGTGGGAGAAAACTTCATTAGGGCATGGGGGGAAATATCGTAATTAGCTCCGCTCAGGCCCACGTAGACATTTCCTTCCTGGTCCACAGCTAGGGCACTGAGCGGTTCGTCATAGCCGTCCTGTAGACTGAAATAAGCGCTAAAATCCTGGCGCCGTCCATAGGTAGCCAGGTGTTTACCGTCAGGGCTGAGCTTTTGGACTCGTGAATTGCCGTCATCTAACAGGTAAAGATTCCCTTCTTTATCTATGACCAGTTCACGCGGATGCACAAATTGGCCCTCGCCGCTGCCTTCGCTGCCGATCTCCTGGGGCGCTGAGCTAAGATCCCCGTGGGGAAACAGCAACACCAAATTACGCGCCGCATCGGTTACATAGACATCGCCGTCTGAACTCACAGCCACCCCGGCCGGTGACGGCAGATAGTCAGCGCTCGCTTCTGCTACCAGCTGCAGCTGACCGTAGCCGTCGCAATCGAGCGGCGCTGTCTCCGGCGGTTTTAGCTCTGGGCCGCTCTTTTTGGCCGGCAGTAAATTGCAGCCGGTCAAAAATACCGCTATTACAAGAAGCGCACAAACCAACTTCCCGGTTCGCATGGTAGAACCCTCCTCCTTTGGTTACAGACCCGGCCAACCGATGTAGATCCATTTGGTCGGGTTGGACAGCAACTGCCAGCGGCGAAAAATTACTTCCCCTCTTCCGTCCCCGTCCACGTCGGCCACAGCCAATACTTCCTCGCCGCCACTGCCGGCGATTATCTTTTCTTCCCAGGCAACTTGGCCGTAGCGGTAGAGAACATAACGGCCCGGCTCACTGGTGCCGCTGATAACGATTGGACTCCCGTCCGCCCCGGTCCCGGCAAAGATTTCCCAACCCAGGCCACCTTCTACTAACGGGCTTTGCCACAGTTTGCGCAACGCGCCCTGTTGCCAGGCATAAACATAAAGATACGGACTTTGGCCGTCGCGCAGAACAAGTTCCGGTTGACCGTTGCCGGTAAGGTCCACGGTGATGGCGGCAGCGTATTCGGATCCCACCCCCAAATTGCTGGCTGTCTCTACATAGGCTCCGCCTTGCCAACTAAAAACAGTGAGTCCGTCTCGATTGAAAGCCAGGATATCATCATAACCGGCGCCACTGAGATCCGCCACTAAGATCTGGTGGGCATTAAAGTCTACTTCTCTCTTCATTATATATGTTTCGCCGTTCCATTCCCAGATGACAATAGAAGCACTTTCGGGCTGAAACGAGCTGCGCCCGTTGGTACCGATAAGGGCCAGTATCTGCCCCTGCCCGGTTCCGGTGGTATCACCGGCCGCTAAACCGACCAGCACACCGCCGATTCCTTGCCAACCTATTTGGCTGTAGTCCCCTTTTTCCCAGGCGAAGATGTACAGCCCTTCCCCCGTACCGACAACCAAATGGCGGCTCTGACCCGAATCAACTGCGACCAAGAGAGTTCGCGGTCTGGAATAGAACTTTCTTTCCCAAACTTGTTCAAAAGTTCCGGCTTGGCGTTTCCAAATACTAACTCGCTTGTCGTGGGTAAAGATGAGCTCGTCGGACCCGTCCCCGTCCAGGTCACCAGCTAACACCTGGTCCGGAAAGCCTTCCCGTAAGCCCAGCCGCTCTTCCCTTCTTAGCCAGGAACTCCAGGGCAAGGCTGTTCCGGCCGCGGCGGTGAGTTTGGCGCTTAACTCTTGGTAAAATTCCGGCGTCACCTGTTGCGGCCGCACCGGTGAGGTTAGATCCACCGCTCCGGCACCGATGGTGCTTACGGGGCTGCCTTCCAGCAGAAACTGCACCGCCCGTACGCTCTTGAATTCGGCCAAGGTGTTGACTACGGAATAGACGGTATCCAGTTCACTGGCCAGACCGCCCCAATGATTGTCTCTGAATTCCCGGGAAAAATCCACATATGCAATACCGTCCAAGATAGCAATATCCCTTAGCCGCGTACCGGGAGGCAACACTTTGAGCTCACCCTGGGCTCGGACCGAGCCTTTGGCTAGCTCCAAGATAGCTGCCCTGGCTACAGCTAAGGTAGAGGGTACTGAACGCTGTTCAATTTCGTCCCGGCCACCTTGCACAAAGTGGAGGCGGAGCACTATGGTTTCGCCGTCTGAATTCTCTTCCGGGGTCGGTTCCAGGGGTACAGGCGGAACAGAAGACTGAGGCTGCCGATGGCAGCCGGCTATTAGCATTAAGGCCAGCAAAAGCGGAATAAGGAATTTGGCTCTTTGGCCTCTACTGGCTCGGTTCACAGCTGTACCCCCTCTCTGCAATGGTTCTTTACCTGCCGGGTGTTATCTGGCGGCACGGGCAGCTTCATCTGAAGGATGCTTACATCCTATGTGGATAAACACTTACTAAAACTTCGGTACAAGGTTCAGGTACGAAGCCTGAAGCGGTTCAGACAAGACCACGTGGCCGCCGATGCTTTCGCCTGATTTACCTTCGATGAGGATTTGTACCTGCTCGACCCCTGGCAGGGCACTCAAAGAATGGACAATCCCACCGATGGTAAGGGCTTCGCCGGTGCTGCCGCCGCTGTGGTGGTCGCGCAGTTCTCGGGAAAAATCGACAGTAAGTGTTCCCTGGTCTAATTTGACACTGAGGCAACGAGTCCCTGCCGGGATAACAGGGCTCAGCCCGGATTCTGTTTCCGGTCCGCGGATGAGTTCCTCGATGGTAGTTCGGGCTACGGCCTTGGTTTTGGGAACCAGGCGGGTTACCGGGACCAAGTACATGGCACTTTGCTCGGCAAAATACAGAGTAAGAGCCACGGCATTATCCGGGTTGGGCTCGCTGTCACTCCAGGAAATCCAGTTAATATGGGATCCCGGCTCCAGGGGGCGGCTGACGTCCACATGCCCGGCCAGGCTTTCTTGGGTCTTGCCGTCCACCAGGACCTGCACCCGCTTAATGCCCGGCTCGCTGAATTGGGTTAAGGTGTAAACCAGACTGTCTAAAGCAAACGCCTCGCGGCTACTGCCAAAAGCGCCGCTCTTGAGGTTGGTAATGTTCACTGTGGCTGTACCGTTTTTGATCCCTTGAACCAGCTCGATCTTGGTACCCTCGGGCCACGGCGACACTGTGGCCCCGCTCTGGTCGGGCCAAGCAGTAAGGGCTTCTATGGCCTGGTAAGGACGGTCTTCCGGGTGATCGGCTTCTACAGTGAGGGGAACCAAGTACATAAGGTCCGGTGTTACTCCCCAAATGGTGAAGGTAACTAATTTCCCTTCCGCCGGTGACCACACCGGCGTGTCAGGTGAATTGCCGTCGGCCGGTTCGCCGTCTGAGGCGACGGGTTCCTGGCTGTCCGGAGGTTCCCCCGGCGTTGATTCAGGCGCCGGTGAGGCCGTGCTGGCACAGCCGGCTGCCATGAGGCTGAAACAAAGAAGTATTATTATAAGTCCGGTTGTTTTCTTTACCATGGTGGTTTTCCTCCTTTTTTGACCTGGCATGTTACCGTCCTCTGGGCCGCTGCAGCAGCTTGCGGGCAGCCACCAAGACCCGCCCCTACACCTGGCTTGGGTAGAAAGCGCTTCACGTAGGGGCGACTCTCTGCGGTCACCCGTGCCCCGGGTGGGACGCACGATGGTCAAGTGGTGCAGCTTGCGGGGGATCTGAAGTTAAATGCTGAGTCAGGGCTCTTGAGTCTAGTATACGCGCCAAGTCTTAACGAAGGGTTACAAAAAACTAAAGGACTATTAAGATCACTGCACCTGGCCCAGGGAAAAGGTAAATTTACTGCCTTGCCCCGGTTTACTGTCTACGCTTACGGTGCCGCCGTGTTCTGAGACAATGTCTTTCACAATGGCCAGACCGAGGCCGGTTCCGCCCAAGGCGCGCGAGCGGGCTTTGTCCACCCGGTAAAAGCGGTCAAACAGCTCCGGCAGCTCATCCTGCGGAATGCCCACCCCGGTATCGGTCACCGCTACTTTTACCTGTCTATCTTCGGGCCAAGCGCTCACCACGATCTCACCGCCGGCCGGCGTATACTTGATGGCGTTGTCGATCAGGTTCAGTAGCACCTGCTGAATTTGGTCCGGATCGCACAAGACCGGCGGTAGCCATGGTGGTAGCTCATAGCTAAGCCTTACCTCCCCGGCGGCAGCGCGCGGTAACAGCTGTTCCACCACCTGAACAATAAGGCCGCTAAGGTCTAGCACTCTAAGATCCATGGTAATCTCGCGGGCATCTATTTTCGACAAATCCAGAACATCGTCCACCAGCCGGGACAAGCGATCCGTCTCCTGCTCGATAATCTCTACGTACCGCCGGGCGGTGGAATCCGGCGGCAGCTCGTCCAGCAGCGTCACGGCAAACCCTTTGATGGAAGTGAGGGGAGTGCGCAGCTCATGGGATACATTGGCCAGAAACTCCAGCCGGCTCTCGGCTAACCGCTTCAGATCGGAAATATCCCGGAGCACAGCTACCGCCCCTTCTTGTCCTTGCAGAGACCGCCACGGTGTAACCTGAGCCCGGTAGATGGCGCTCTGGCCTGGTAAGGTCACCTCTACTCGGCGCACCAGGGATTCTTTACATACTACTCTCAGCACCCGAGCCAGTTCAGTACTCTTTAAGACCGGGGGTAGCGGTTGGCCCATTAGGTCTGCTTCCGCTTTCCCCACCACAGTGGCAAAAGCCGGGTTTACCAACACCACCGTTCCGGTTTGATCCACAGCCAACAACAGGTCTTCCATACTGGACAGCACTGTGTACAGTTTGCGCTGCTCTTCTTCAATGGTCTTCATGGTGGCTGCCAACCGCTCCGTAAGATAGTTAAAAGCTACTGAAAGTTCCTTGACTTCCATGGGGGGACGAGGCACCAGCCGAGGCGAAAAGTCGCCTCGGGCCAGCTGGCGGGAAACAGCGGTAACTTCGGCCAACGGCCTGGTAATACCGCTGGCGAGCAAGGCTCCCAGTACTAGCGCTAACACCAGGGCCAGGGCCGCTCCCAGTAAGATGAAATTCTTGGTAACGCGCAGGGCCGCATCTAAATCCGCTAGGGAAGACGTTAGATAAACCAAGCCTACCACTTGATTTTGGGCTGTAAGCGGGGCGGCCACATGCAAAGCCCGGCTGCCGTCCTCCCGGCTCACCTCACTGACCACTTCCCCTTTAAGGGCCTGTTCCACCAGCTCACCGCCGATGATCTCGCCTAAAGAACGCTCGTCCGGTGGACGGGAATCACCCACCACCACACCCTTTACATCAAGAATCTGGACTCTGGCAGCCACATCTTGGCCAAAACGCTGGGCTAAGGCATTGCCCAAAAACGAAAGTTCGGCATAATGGGAAAATACCCGGGCATGGGCTTTAAGCTGGGCCTGGGCTTCGCCTATCTGGTAGCTATCTAAAGATTGGACGATAAACGTACCCAGTAAACTAACGGTTAAGACCACCAGGATCACATAGCTGACGGTCAACCGGCTGCGAATTGAGCTTAACATGGTCAGAACTCCCGAAATTTGTAACCGACGCCCCAGACAGTGAGAATATGGGTGGGGGAACTGGGGTCTTCTTCCACCTTTTCCCGCAGCCGCCGGATATGGACGTCGATGGTCTTAGAGTCGCCGAAGAAATCGTACCCCCACAGGCGCTCCAGCAATATTTCGCGTGAAAACACGCGGCCGGGGTTTTTTATCAGCAGTTCCAACAGTTCAAATTCTTTCGGGGTTAGATCCACCGCCTGGCCTCCCGCTGTAACCTGATGCCGGTCCAGATCCAGCTGGATGCGTCCGCGGGTGATAACCTCCGTGTCCAGTCGGTTGATTCGATCCATCCGGCGCAAAATTGCCTTGATACGAGCCACCAGTTCCCGGGGATTAAAAGGTTTGGTCAGGTAATCGTCCGCTCCCAGCTCGAGCCCCAAGATCTTGTCCACATCGTCATCTCGAGCTGTAAGCATAATAATAGGCACCGCCGTGGTACGCCTCAGCTCCCGGCAAACTTCGAAACCGTCTTTGCCCGGCAGCATCACATCAAGAACTACCAAATCCGGTTGCTCAGAAGCAGCCAGTCTCAACGCCGTCTCCCCGTCACCGGCGGTCAGAACTCTAAAACCTGCTTTTTCTAGATTTATGCGTACAAACTCAACAATGGTGGGTTCATCGTCCACCACTAAGATTTTGTCCGGCAATTTGTCACCCCCGTAAAATAGTCAGGCTTAATAAAAGTATAACGGCCGCCGGTGGCCGCTTCAAGGGAAGGTGTTACCATTTTAGCAAAAATAAAAGAGCGCGGATTGTCCGCGCTATCTGAGAGGGGGTTCAAAGGTTTTCGCTTGGGTTCATTTACATGATAACATAGGGCATTTACAAGGCAATTACCCTCTGTTTACAGGTACATTACATTTTACCCGTTACAGTTCAGAACTAAATCGGAAAGTAACGAAGATATCACGGAACGACACAGGGGTCGTTCCCAGCCACCGTCCCGGCCCCATGGTTGGAAACGGTTTAGTCTAAACACAAGCCCGCATTCATAAATGTAGAGATGGAAGGATAGTTCACGGGGGTGTAAGTATGCGGATTTTGTTTTTTCCGTTGCCGTCGAAGCGGCTCTGTCGACAAGCGCTAGCAGTGGCTTTTGTGCTGGTGCTAGGTCTATTGTTATTTTTATCAATTGAAGGAGTAAGGAAGTTAATGCCCACTACCGGCAGCAGCGGTAACCCGGTATTTCAGGTCAAAACCGACCAACCAGTGGCCAGTCTGGCGGTGAATGTTGCTTGGGGCGAAGAACATCTGCCTAATTTCCTGACAGTGCTGGCCCAAGAGGAAGCTACAGCTACCTTCTTTGTGGTGGGCGATTGGGTGGAGCAGTTTCCGGAGCTTACCCAGGACATTGCTGCTGGCGGCCATGAATTGGGAAACCACAGTTGGTCCCATCCCTACCCAACCCAGATTGCCGCTGAAGATTTGGCTGCGGAAATCAAGAAAACAGAGAAGTTGCTGCAAGAGCTTACCGGACAACAAAGCGGCTTATTTGCACCACCTTACGGTGAATGGGATAAGGAAGTGGTCCTCACCGCCGGTGAGCTCGGCTACCGGACGATCATGTGGACTGTTGACACCATTGACTGGCAACAACCGGGGGTAGAGGTGATAACCAAGCGGGTGTTGGATAATCTGGCCCCGGGAAGCATTATTTTGATGCACCCTACTGAGCAAACAGCAAAGGCCCTGCCGCAGATTTTGGCCGGGGCCAAGGAAAAGGGGTTTAAGTTTGTGACGGTGGGCCAGCTGCTGGATGAGGCGGCGCCTTAGTCCCTACGTGGGTTGCCATCTGTCCTGTTACGGAACGACACAGGGGTCAGCTTGCGGCCGAAGGCCGTTCCCTTGTATGATGGAGTTAGCAAAAGAGCGCACGTTACTCCTGAATCCTATACCGCGCCAGCCGTGGGGACAGCCCCTAAGGTTGGTGCCCCTAGTCTCCCGGGCGCTGATAGAAGAAGGGCATGATCGGTTTCAGGCCATAGCTTTGGGGCTGGAAAATCTGCTCGGTGGCTCCGGTAAAGAGGATGCCGCCGGGGCGCAGAGCAGAAGCAAAACGGCTGTACAGTTTCTCTTTGGCCTCTTCGGTAAAGTAAATAACCACATTGCGACACAAAATAAGGTCGAACCCGCTGTCATAGGGATCGCGCAGTAAGTCGTGGCGCTGAAAACGCACTCTGGATTTTAGCGCCGGCCGCACAGTATAATGGTCCCCTTCTGAGATAAAGTACCGTTCTTTCAGATTAGCCGGTACGTTCTTCAAACGGCCAGCCGGGTAACGTCCGGCAGCGGCCTCGGCCAGGGCTTCTCGGTCCAGGTCCGTAGCTAAGACGGGCATGATTTGGCCGGGGACGTTTTCGGCCAGCAGTATTGCCAGGGAATACGCCTCCTCGCCGGCAGCGCAGCCGGCGCTCCAGGTTTTCAGCTGCAGACGGCCGGTTAACAGCTGGGGCAGATAGCGTTCTTGCAGTTCCTGAAAGCGCTCGGGATTACGGAAAAACTCCGACACATTAATGGTCAGGCGCTCTATGAACTCCCGCAGACAATCAGGATCGCGCTGCAGCAGGCCCAAATAAGCCCTGAAGTCCTCGGCCCCGCGCAAGGACATTAGGGTACTGATGCGCCTTAACATTTGACGTTCTTTATAGGCGTTGAGATCGATGCCGGTACGTTTTAATACGGCCGCCTTGAATTCCGGCCAACCCTCCATTCGGTTTCCCTCCATAAATCAAGGACGGGGTCAGGCGAGCCTGACCCCTGTTTAATCCGGTTGATCATTGGTGTTTAAAATACAGCAGCGGGTTCTTCTGCGATCCGCCTTCGCGCACTTCGAAGTGCAGGTGCGGTCCGCTGCTTATGCCGGTGGATCCCACCAAGCCGACGGTCTGTCCCTTCTGCACTGTCTGACCGTGCTTCACCATGATCTGTGACAGGTGACCATACAAGGTGGAACTGCCGCCATGGCTGATGATCACACATTTACCATAGCCGCCGTTCCAGCCGGCATAAGTTACCACCCCGTTGTCCGAGGCCACCACCGGTGTACCCTGGGGGGCGCCGATATCGACTCCGGCATGGAAGCTGCCGCCGCGCTGACCGAACCGAGATGTGATCTGCCCGCCGCGGCTAACCGGCCAGGCATAGCGTCCTGTTGCCACTATCACCGGCTGTTTGGTCCCAACGGCCACCACTTGAGTAGTAGGTTCCTGCTCAATCTGCTCGACGATCACCGTTTGTTCGGTGATCTGTCCGTTTTCTCTGATAATATCATAGGTAACTTTCTTGCTGCCATACTTGCCAGCGGTGCGAACTTTGCGTTCGTAAGTATAGAGACTGTTGTCTTTGAGGGTGTCAATCTTAAAGGGAATAGCCTCCACCACTGTCTTTTCTTCCCGGCTGACTACATGGACATATGGTTTCGGTACAACCAAGCTTATCTTCTGGCCTATCTGCAGGTTTTCGGAAATGCCAGGGTTAGCGGCCTCAATGTCGGCCACATACATATCGTGTACCCGGGCGATAGACCACAGACTGTCACCGGCTCTAATCTCATATTCCCGTGTTTCCTTGGTACCTCGCACCAGATAGGCCACTGCTTCATCCACCGGGATAAAAACAGTCGTTCTGGCGATACAGGGCAGTGACTCCACTGTTTCCGTAGTATAGACTTCTTTTAGTTCAGACCCGACTTCCGGTGGAAAGTAATTTAAAACTTCTGTCACCACCGCCTCGGCCTCTTCTTTGCTGGCCAGAGTAACCACAGCTTGTCCGTTAACTTCGATGGCCCAACCTTCCCGCAGCTTGAGCAGGGCACAAGTTAGTCTGGTCTGTAGCTCTTCGTATGTAGACAGCTCGACTTGGGCCCGTTTTACCCGGTTAAAGTCCAGGACTGCATTGCTTTCCTCCAGACTGCCGTCAGCTTCGAGAATGCTGTGGGCTAATTGCATCGCCCGGTCCCGATCCAGAGTGTAACCGACGGTCTCATTGTCTACGCTTACTTCCCAGGCAGATCGGTTGGAGAACAGGAACAGCACTACCACCAGTATAATTGCTGCTCCGGCCAGGGAATAACGCTGCCTAGAGATGAAGCGTTTGGTCAGTGCCAGGGCCCGATTAAGAACCGGCGCCGGTTGGTTTTCCGCTTTCGTTGGCCTCACCTCCGGTGGCAGCAAAAAGACCTTGCAGAGCTGCCAGGTTATGGAGTATATATTCGCCGCTTGGGCGGTTTTTCCTGCTAGAGATAACCAAAAAAGGCAGGGGCTACCCCAAAGCTCCGACATGTTGCCGAACCAGCAAGCACCGGGTCCACCACTATACACCCCATTTTCATGCTTCCGCCAGTGTCACCTGTGAGGGTAACACCAGGGGCTACCACCAATCAGCTCCACAGCAGCAGAAGCTCCCGAACCAACAGCGCGGCTAAAGCAGCAGTCCGTTCGCTGGGGTCGAAAGGCGGACATACTTCCACGATATCAGCCCCGACGATGTTCAGACCCTGCAGCAGCTTCAGGGCCGCCAGCATAGCTGTCACTGTCTGGCCCCCTGGTTCCGGGGTGCCCACGCCAGGGGCGAAAGCCGGGTCAAAAACATCGATATCAATACTTACATACACCGGCCGGTCCCCCAAGGACGAGCGCACCGCAGCCACCGGCTCCAACACTTGGAAGGGGAAGAAGTGGGTGTGGCTGCGAGCATAAGACACTTCGGCGGCGGTGGCGGAGCG from Bacillota bacterium includes these protein-coding regions:
- a CDS encoding cell wall metabolism sensor histidine kinase WalK, giving the protein MLSSIRSRLTVSYVILVVLTVSLLGTFIVQSLDSYQIGEAQAQLKAHARVFSHYAELSFLGNALAQRFGQDVAARVQILDVKGVVVGDSRPPDERSLGEIIGGELVEQALKGEVVSEVSREDGSRALHVAAPLTAQNQVVGLVYLTSSLADLDAALRVTKNFILLGAALALVLALVLGALLASGITRPLAEVTAVSRQLARGDFSPRLVPRPPMEVKELSVAFNYLTERLAATMKTIEEEQRKLYTVLSSMEDLLLAVDQTGTVVLVNPAFATVVGKAEADLMGQPLPPVLKSTELARVLRVVCKESLVRRVEVTLPGQSAIYRAQVTPWRSLQGQEGAVAVLRDISDLKRLAESRLEFLANVSHELRTPLTSIKGFAVTLLDELPPDSTARRYVEIIEQETDRLSRLVDDVLDLSKIDAREITMDLRVLDLSGLIVQVVEQLLPRAAAGEVRLSYELPPWLPPVLCDPDQIQQVLLNLIDNAIKYTPAGGEIVVSAWPEDRQVKVAVTDTGVGIPQDELPELFDRFYRVDKARSRALGGTGLGLAIVKDIVSEHGGTVSVDSKPGQGSKFTFSLGQVQ
- a CDS encoding response regulator transcription factor gives rise to the protein MPDKILVVDDEPTIVEFVRINLEKAGFRVLTAGDGETALRLAASEQPDLVVLDVMLPGKDGFEVCRELRRTTAVPIIMLTARDDDVDKILGLELGADDYLTKPFNPRELVARIKAILRRMDRINRLDTEVITRGRIQLDLDRHQVTAGGQAVDLTPKEFELLELLIKNPGRVFSREILLERLWGYDFFGDSKTIDVHIRRLREKVEEDPSSPTHILTVWGVGYKFREF
- a CDS encoding polysaccharide deacetylase family protein, translating into MRILFFPLPSKRLCRQALAVAFVLVLGLLLFLSIEGVRKLMPTTGSSGNPVFQVKTDQPVASLAVNVAWGEEHLPNFLTVLAQEEATATFFVVGDWVEQFPELTQDIAAGGHELGNHSWSHPYPTQIAAEDLAAEIKKTEKLLQELTGQQSGLFAPPYGEWDKEVVLTAGELGYRTIMWTVDTIDWQQPGVEVITKRVLDNLAPGSIILMHPTEQTAKALPQILAGAKEKGFKFVTVGQLLDEAAP
- a CDS encoding protein-glutamate O-methyltransferase CheR codes for the protein MEGWPEFKAAVLKRTGIDLNAYKERQMLRRISTLMSLRGAEDFRAYLGLLQRDPDCLREFIERLTINVSEFFRNPERFQELQERYLPQLLTGRLQLKTWSAGCAAGEEAYSLAILLAENVPGQIMPVLATDLDREALAEAAAGRYPAGRLKNVPANLKERYFISEGDHYTVRPALKSRVRFQRHDLLRDPYDSGFDLILCRNVVIYFTEEAKEKLYSRFASALRPGGILFTGATEQIFQPQSYGLKPIMPFFYQRPGD
- a CDS encoding peptidoglycan DD-metalloendopeptidase family protein; protein product: MRPTKAENQPAPVLNRALALTKRFISRQRYSLAGAAIILVVVLFLFSNRSAWEVSVDNETVGYTLDRDRAMQLAHSILEADGSLEESNAVLDFNRVKRAQVELSTYEELQTRLTCALLKLREGWAIEVNGQAVVTLASKEEAEAVVTEVLNYFPPEVGSELKEVYTTETVESLPCIARTTVFIPVDEAVAYLVRGTKETREYEIRAGDSLWSIARVHDMYVADIEAANPGISENLQIGQKISLVVPKPYVHVVSREEKTVVEAIPFKIDTLKDNSLYTYERKVRTAGKYGSKKVTYDIIRENGQITEQTVIVEQIEQEPTTQVVAVGTKQPVIVATGRYAWPVSRGGQITSRFGQRGGSFHAGVDIGAPQGTPVVASDNGVVTYAGWNGGYGKCVIISHGGSSTLYGHLSQIMVKHGQTVQKGQTVGLVGSTGISSGPHLHFEVREGGSQKNPLLYFKHQ